The Terriglobia bacterium genome includes a region encoding these proteins:
- a CDS encoding restriction endonuclease, protein MIDETHPSDWRQLQSGVCRIFREIGLSAEEAKTLTTARGKVEVDVYAVDTASVDQISYVVECKNWTSRISQSVVHSFTTVMYETGANIGFIVCKEGLQQGAEQYLQNTNIRGYTYAEFQQRYLEVWFERYFGPTLGDAADDLLRYTEPFNSYRIKNEFSLEVSILERLETLRTDWSMLATVIMFLKLKRDLPQAGVDLGCPAIDDVGRFKDAMEKALPNGYKLGGKTYRELLGELLKIVRIATEGFNTAFGRNIFRGES, encoded by the coding sequence ATGATCGATGAAACTCATCCTTCAGATTGGCGGCAATTGCAATCGGGAGTCTGCAGGATCTTTCGGGAAATCGGCCTGTCGGCCGAAGAAGCCAAAACTCTAACTACGGCCCGCGGCAAGGTGGAGGTCGATGTGTATGCCGTCGACACTGCGAGTGTTGACCAAATCTCCTATGTCGTGGAGTGCAAGAACTGGACTTCTAGGATCAGCCAATCAGTAGTTCATTCCTTTACCACCGTCATGTACGAAACAGGTGCCAACATCGGTTTTATTGTTTGTAAAGAAGGGTTACAGCAGGGAGCGGAGCAATATTTGCAGAATACGAACATTCGGGGCTATACATATGCCGAATTTCAGCAACGGTACTTGGAGGTGTGGTTCGAACGATACTTCGGTCCGACCTTGGGGGACGCCGCCGACGATCTTCTGCGATACACGGAGCCGTTTAATTCTTACAGAATAAAAAATGAGTTTTCACTTGAAGTTTCAATACTTGAACGCCTTGAGACGCTACGAACCGATTGGAGTATGCTCGCAACCGTGATTATGTTTCTGAAGTTGAAGCGCGATTTACCCCAAGCGGGCGTTGATTTGGGTTGTCCGGCCATAGACGACGTCGGTCGCTTCAAGGACGCCATGGAAAAGGCTTTGCCGAATGGCTATAAGCTGGGAGGGAAGACTTATCGAGAGCTTCTGGGCGAACTCTTGAAAATAGTGAGAATTGCCACCGAAGGGTTCAATACCGCCTTTGGGCGAAATATTTTTCGCGGAGAGTCGTAA
- a CDS encoding fibronectin type III domain-containing protein, translated as MSVSKAKVVTIRPLESYNKMSDADIVQRGTAVVTGLTGNSNFTSLPVDLAALTAAISSLSALIAEALDGGKKALAQKNKQRETVVKMLRLLGRYVEVNCDGDMAKFTSSGFTPASTTKVPAAPLPLPVIQSVYQGAISGELVIQIQSISKALSYEIHYGVQVNGGPPASVTSKVVAKTRPPIGFQGLMPGTVYAFQVRAQGKLGFTDWTDWTTCMVT; from the coding sequence ATGTCAGTAAGTAAGGCGAAAGTGGTCACGATCCGGCCACTTGAAAGTTACAACAAAATGTCCGACGCGGATATTGTTCAGCGTGGGACAGCAGTTGTGACCGGTCTGACCGGGAATTCGAATTTTACGAGTTTGCCGGTCGATCTGGCGGCGCTGACGGCGGCTATCAGCAGTCTCTCGGCACTCATTGCGGAGGCTCTCGATGGCGGCAAGAAGGCGCTCGCTCAGAAAAACAAGCAACGGGAAACCGTCGTAAAAATGCTGAGGCTGTTGGGCCGTTATGTTGAAGTCAATTGCGATGGAGACATGGCGAAGTTCACGTCCAGCGGATTTACGCCGGCTTCGACGACCAAAGTTCCAGCGGCGCCGTTGCCGTTACCGGTCATCCAAAGCGTCTACCAGGGCGCCATCAGTGGAGAACTCGTAATTCAGATCCAGTCTATTTCGAAGGCTCTGAGCTATGAAATCCATTACGGTGTCCAGGTCAACGGCGGGCCGCCGGCCTCGGTGACGAGCAAGGTAGTCGCCAAGACCAGACCGCCCATTGGATTCCAGGGCCTGATGCCGGGCACTGTCTACGCGTTTCAAGTTCGCGCGCAAGGCAAGCTCGGTTTCACGGACTGGACCGACTGGACGACGTGTATGGTCACATAA
- a CDS encoding sigma 54-interacting transcriptional regulator, translating to MKPRLIALSGPHKGLVIPLTEIPFSVGREADNSLVLDDELVSGYHFKTFLNDGRPYLRDGNTRNGTWINGTARSERDLEDGDRIKCGSTTFLYLESERDPKAIPVLIDDEADRNRQLETLRADYTVRDEAAIHYRGQSEVLMYMAGLLNEIEDPAQLQVQLLDRTFEIIPALRGAIVVNGRRVSPDPADWASRIFRERGFDGEVEFKLSSKILHQVYAEKCAVISNDIKPVICAPLLVAGAVRGVIYLEGASTRNGFEPEDLRVLKGVAAFLITSIRLADKIESIRDARDLLQEKEEPIPDLVGRSPSMLGVRKNIKEVAAVDAPVLIQGETGTGKEIIAHSIHDASPRKGHPFIAINCAAIPESLLESELFGHAKGSFTGAAMARKGKFRMAHEGTIFLDEIGDMSSGAQTRLLRVLQEGRFSAIGEDKETEIDVRVIAATHVNLKQAVQEKRFREDLFYRLNVLSIEVPPLRERAEDIALLSGHFLTKYSHWREVADISPQAMEVLQTHKWPGNVRELENVIQHAIVRGKEDTIQPADLPPYLISGTASVRADAPAVFKFKGRAAAKKVLKADLLAYIEANNATVEQAAAHFHISRAWAYRLLAEG from the coding sequence ATGAAACCCCGGCTTATCGCGCTTTCCGGCCCGCACAAAGGGCTGGTGATCCCGCTTACTGAAATTCCCTTCAGTGTCGGCCGCGAGGCCGATAACTCGTTGGTTCTGGACGACGAACTGGTCTCGGGATATCACTTCAAAACATTCCTGAACGACGGTAGACCCTACCTCCGCGACGGCAATACGCGGAATGGCACGTGGATCAACGGGACCGCGCGGAGTGAGCGGGATCTCGAAGACGGCGACCGCATCAAATGCGGAAGCACGACCTTCCTCTATCTCGAATCCGAAAGAGACCCGAAGGCGATTCCTGTCCTTATCGATGACGAAGCCGACCGCAACCGCCAGCTCGAGACGCTGCGTGCCGACTACACGGTCCGCGACGAGGCGGCGATTCATTACAGAGGACAATCCGAGGTCCTGATGTACATGGCCGGGTTGCTGAATGAGATCGAGGACCCGGCGCAACTTCAGGTGCAGCTGCTCGATCGTACGTTCGAGATTATTCCTGCATTACGGGGCGCCATCGTGGTCAATGGCAGGCGGGTCAGTCCGGATCCGGCAGACTGGGCTTCGCGCATTTTCCGTGAGCGCGGTTTCGACGGCGAGGTCGAGTTCAAGCTCAGCAGCAAAATTCTGCATCAGGTTTATGCCGAAAAATGCGCTGTCATCAGCAACGATATCAAGCCCGTGATCTGTGCTCCATTGCTCGTGGCCGGCGCCGTCCGCGGCGTGATCTATCTGGAAGGAGCGTCCACCCGCAATGGCTTCGAGCCGGAAGACCTGCGTGTGCTTAAGGGCGTGGCGGCATTCCTCATCACCTCGATCAGGCTGGCCGATAAAATCGAGTCGATTCGCGATGCCCGCGACCTTCTCCAGGAAAAAGAAGAACCGATCCCCGACCTGGTCGGCCGCAGCCCGTCAATGCTGGGCGTCCGCAAGAACATCAAGGAGGTCGCTGCCGTCGACGCCCCGGTTCTGATCCAGGGCGAGACCGGAACGGGAAAGGAAATCATTGCCCACAGCATCCACGACGCCAGTCCACGGAAGGGCCATCCTTTTATAGCCATCAACTGCGCAGCTATTCCGGAGTCGCTGCTGGAAAGCGAGCTTTTCGGCCATGCCAAGGGTTCCTTCACCGGAGCGGCAATGGCGCGAAAAGGAAAGTTCAGAATGGCTCATGAAGGGACCATATTCCTCGACGAGATCGGCGACATGAGCTCCGGCGCGCAAACGCGCCTGCTGCGAGTCCTCCAAGAGGGCCGCTTCTCGGCAATCGGTGAGGACAAGGAAACCGAGATCGACGTGCGCGTGATCGCTGCGACCCATGTGAATCTCAAGCAAGCCGTTCAGGAAAAAAGGTTCCGGGAGGATCTCTTCTACCGCCTGAACGTGCTGTCGATCGAAGTGCCACCGCTGCGCGAGCGGGCCGAAGACATCGCTCTGCTTTCGGGGCATTTTCTCACGAAGTATTCGCATTGGCGTGAAGTCGCGGATATCTCGCCGCAAGCCATGGAAGTGCTCCAGACGCACAAATGGCCGGGAAACGTCCGGGAACTGGAAAATGTCATCCAGCATGCGATCGTCCGCGGAAAAGAGGATACGATCCAGCCGGCGGATCTTCCTCCATATCTCATTTCCGGAACAGCCTCCGTCAGGGCCGACGCCCCCGCGGTATTCAAATTCAAAGGCCGCGCAGCGGCGAAGAAGGTTCTCAAGGCGGATTTGCTCGCGTACATCGAAGCCAACAACGCCACGGTGGAACAAGCCGCCGCGCATTTCCACATCAGCCGCGCCTGGGCCTACCGGCTCCTCGCCGAGGGATAG
- a CDS encoding Uma2 family endonuclease: MNRDSQRRYSLDEYFSVEESSPIRNEYYDGQIFAMAGASLRHNGIAANVLSFVRPAILGQGCQTFGSGLRVQTPGGLYTYPDLSVVCGEPLIIAGRPDTLTNPILLAEVLSDATREYDRNQKFTLYREIPTLREYILVEQDAPLVEVFRRSGKNWQPQIYDDLDAAAPLESIRLTIPLRDVYQAVFG, translated from the coding sequence ATGAATCGCGACTCCCAAAGACGCTATAGCCTGGATGAGTATTTTTCCGTCGAAGAAAGCTCTCCTATCAGGAACGAATACTACGATGGGCAGATATTCGCAATGGCCGGAGCCTCCCTGCGGCACAACGGCATTGCCGCCAATGTCCTTAGTTTCGTGCGTCCCGCTATTCTAGGGCAGGGTTGTCAGACCTTCGGAAGCGGCCTTCGCGTGCAGACGCCCGGCGGTTTGTATACCTATCCGGACCTCAGTGTTGTGTGCGGGGAACCGTTGATTATCGCGGGCCGGCCAGATACGTTAACCAATCCGATTTTGCTCGCCGAAGTCTTGTCCGACGCCACGCGCGAATACGACCGGAATCAAAAGTTCACGCTTTACAGAGAAATTCCCACGCTTCGCGAATACATTCTCGTCGAACAGGACGCCCCGCTCGTGGAGGTTTTCAGGCGTTCCGGCAAGAACTGGCAGCCGCAGATCTATGATGATCTGGACGCAGCTGCCCCATTGGAATCCATCCGCCTCACGATCCCATTACGGGACGTCTACCAAGCAGTGTTCGGTTAG
- a CDS encoding RNA polymerase sigma factor has product MAIKDGDFESLVREHKAMLYRIAFNFFLNARIAEEIVQDVFLQCFENLKNIQSPEHLKAWLRRAATHRCIDLVRSGRARKELPLDELPDVPDQIPESDPLLAERLRRLVASLPEKQRMILILRYAEDMDSDEIGELLDMPAPTVRSHLQRALAILREKAPRALGEEIYGPTRKQPS; this is encoded by the coding sequence ATGGCCATCAAGGACGGCGATTTCGAATCGTTGGTGCGTGAGCATAAAGCGATGCTCTACCGGATTGCCTTCAATTTCTTCCTGAACGCCCGGATTGCCGAAGAGATCGTCCAGGATGTGTTCCTTCAGTGTTTCGAGAATCTGAAAAACATTCAGTCTCCCGAACACTTGAAAGCATGGTTGAGGCGGGCGGCGACCCATCGGTGTATCGACCTCGTACGCAGCGGCAGGGCACGGAAGGAATTGCCGTTGGATGAACTGCCGGACGTTCCGGACCAGATACCCGAATCCGATCCGTTGCTTGCGGAGCGCCTGCGCCGCCTTGTCGCCTCACTCCCGGAGAAACAACGGATGATTTTGATCCTCCGATACGCCGAAGATATGGATTCGGACGAAATCGGCGAGTTGCTCGATATGCCCGCACCGACGGTTCGGAGTCATTTGCAGCGCGCGCTTGCCATCCTTCGCGAAAAAGCGCCGCGCGCCCTTGGAGAAGAGATCTATGGACCCACTCGAAAACAACCTTCGTGA
- a CDS encoding TIGR03435 family protein: protein MDPLENNLRDALREPAPPADLAGKVMARIESAKRRRRYAFLAIAAAALLLIVASLGVFERAVTGTQAVVLETGEKIQDGETVRSAVRATLALADGSRIEMRSNSEMALRTAAEGRLIQLNAGSIIVTAARQHNGHLYVRTKDVTVSVVGTVFLVNAEEQGSRVAVIQGEVQILQGAKEKTLHSGEQVATSSSMPSVPVSEEISWSQNASAHLALLQQNTTPPSEAPNAVPPPLLYFAAVSIKPMPSNPPGQGEKVGFACHGADGTRRAPFGLADPISAPRGRCLGNYVTLPSLIAFAYNTVPQFVAGGPDWMNSLFGRTTIPSKPAAVFQVEAEAEDSSTATTGQLRQMLQTMLADRFKLKFHRDTHEVPGYALLVAKGGPKLKEIADEDSPFVCCLGRPTYKGRSTVEQLAQFLTQLIFIRNGPIVDKTGLAGIYDYEFTLRSTGGGQRGPAGEPRGGGPPSGVDALSDALEDQLGLRLQAQKVSVDVLVIDEAEKPSEN, encoded by the coding sequence ATGGACCCACTCGAAAACAACCTTCGTGACGCCCTCCGCGAGCCGGCACCACCGGCAGATCTCGCCGGAAAAGTGATGGCGCGTATCGAGAGTGCGAAGCGGAGACGCCGATATGCCTTCCTTGCCATTGCAGCCGCAGCCTTATTGCTTATTGTTGCTTCACTTGGCGTTTTCGAGAGGGCGGTGACCGGCACACAAGCCGTGGTTCTCGAAACCGGAGAAAAGATCCAGGACGGTGAAACGGTTCGTTCTGCAGTCCGCGCCACATTGGCGCTCGCAGACGGCTCACGCATCGAAATGCGCTCAAATTCGGAGATGGCGCTCCGGACTGCCGCTGAAGGCAGGCTGATCCAGTTGAATGCCGGCAGCATCATCGTTACCGCCGCCAGACAGCACAACGGACATTTGTATGTGCGGACCAAAGATGTCACCGTCTCGGTTGTCGGCACCGTCTTTCTGGTAAATGCTGAAGAGCAAGGCTCGCGCGTCGCGGTCATTCAGGGCGAGGTTCAGATACTGCAAGGCGCCAAGGAGAAAACACTTCATTCCGGTGAGCAGGTAGCGACAAGTTCGTCGATGCCGAGCGTGCCGGTCTCGGAGGAAATATCATGGAGCCAAAACGCCAGCGCGCATCTGGCCTTGTTACAACAGAACACAACCCCGCCTTCCGAGGCGCCAAACGCTGTGCCGCCGCCGCTGCTGTATTTTGCCGCCGTCTCGATAAAACCAATGCCCTCCAATCCTCCCGGGCAAGGAGAGAAAGTGGGTTTTGCCTGTCATGGCGCCGACGGAACCCGACGGGCGCCTTTTGGGCTGGCAGATCCGATCAGCGCGCCACGAGGCCGATGTCTGGGCAATTACGTCACTTTGCCGAGCTTGATTGCATTCGCGTATAACACTGTGCCGCAATTTGTCGCGGGCGGGCCCGACTGGATGAACAGTCTTTTTGGGCGCACCACGATACCCTCAAAACCTGCCGCAGTCTTTCAGGTCGAAGCAGAAGCCGAGGATTCTTCCACGGCAACAACCGGTCAATTGCGGCAGATGCTTCAGACGATGTTGGCGGATCGCTTCAAACTGAAGTTCCATCGAGATACTCATGAGGTCCCCGGATATGCGCTGCTTGTCGCTAAGGGTGGACCGAAGTTGAAAGAGATTGCGGACGAAGACTCACCGTTTGTGTGTTGCCTTGGGCGGCCGACATACAAAGGAAGATCTACGGTGGAACAACTTGCACAGTTTCTGACTCAATTGATCTTTATTCGCAATGGCCCCATTGTCGACAAAACAGGCCTCGCAGGAATCTATGATTACGAATTCACTCTGCGCTCGACCGGTGGAGGACAGCGGGGACCTGCCGGAGAGCCTCGCGGTGGCGGACCGCCAAGCGGTGTCGATGCATTATCCGACGCACTCGAAGACCAACTTGGCCTTCGCTTGCAAGCTCAGAAA